Proteins from one Streptomyces caniferus genomic window:
- a CDS encoding cryptochrome/photolyase family protein has translation MITPHWLFGDQLGPHFLTPGADGPGRDAPVVLIEARSVFRRRRFHRAKAHLVLSAMRHRAAELGDRVVHVQAETYREGLREAAQDRAVTVHHPTSHAAHCLVRSLPQARMLPARGFLLPPERFRTWAAGRGGNHLRQEDFYRWVRRELDLLMDGDAPAGGRWNHDHANREPPPKDARTLGAPAPYRPREDGIDEEVRADLDRWEREDGIRFVGRDGPWRFPATRREALTALRRFVEHRLAGFGPHEDAMLAADPVMSHSLLSSSLNLGLLDPAECVAAAESAWRAGRAPVNSVEGFVRQIAGWREYVWQLYWHFGDDYRNRNALRHHAPLPEWFRELDADSVTARCLATVLAQVRNTGWTHHIPRLMLLGSFALQRGWHPREVTDWFHRCFVDGYDWVMLPNVTGMSQYADGGRMTTKPYTSGGAYIHRMSDLCDGCAYRPSDRTGQRACPYTTGYWSFTQRHRVLLAGNQRTARTVRGLDRLGDLDEVLRTDRRWDEGPP, from the coding sequence GTGATCACTCCGCACTGGCTGTTCGGCGACCAGCTCGGCCCGCATTTCCTGACCCCCGGCGCGGACGGGCCCGGCCGGGACGCTCCTGTGGTGCTGATCGAGGCCCGCTCGGTGTTCCGCCGGCGCCGCTTCCACCGTGCCAAGGCCCACCTGGTGCTCTCCGCGATGCGCCACCGGGCCGCCGAACTCGGCGACCGCGTCGTCCACGTGCAGGCCGAGACCTACCGCGAGGGGCTGCGGGAGGCTGCGCAGGACCGGGCCGTGACCGTGCACCACCCCACCTCTCATGCCGCCCACTGTTTGGTGCGCTCGCTGCCGCAAGCGCGGATGCTGCCGGCGCGCGGCTTCCTGCTGCCGCCCGAGAGGTTCCGCACCTGGGCGGCCGGGCGCGGCGGCAACCACCTGCGGCAGGAGGACTTCTATCGCTGGGTGCGCCGCGAACTGGACCTGCTCATGGACGGCGACGCCCCGGCCGGCGGGCGGTGGAACCACGATCACGCCAACCGGGAGCCACCGCCCAAAGACGCCCGCACCCTCGGCGCACCCGCGCCCTACCGGCCCCGCGAGGACGGCATCGACGAGGAGGTCCGAGCCGACCTGGACCGCTGGGAGCGCGAGGACGGCATCCGCTTCGTCGGCCGTGACGGACCATGGCGCTTCCCCGCCACCCGCCGGGAAGCCCTGACCGCCTTGCGCCGGTTCGTCGAGCACCGGCTCGCCGGGTTCGGGCCGCACGAGGACGCGATGCTCGCCGCCGACCCGGTGATGAGCCACAGCCTGCTGTCGTCCTCCCTCAACCTCGGCCTGCTCGACCCGGCCGAGTGTGTGGCGGCTGCCGAGAGCGCCTGGCGGGCGGGCCGGGCACCCGTCAACAGCGTCGAGGGGTTCGTACGGCAGATCGCAGGCTGGCGCGAGTACGTATGGCAGCTGTACTGGCACTTCGGCGACGACTACCGCAACCGCAACGCGCTGCGCCATCACGCGCCGCTGCCCGAGTGGTTCCGCGAACTCGACGCGGACAGCGTCACCGCCCGCTGCCTGGCCACCGTCCTCGCGCAGGTGCGGAACACCGGATGGACGCACCACATCCCGCGGTTGATGCTGCTCGGCAGCTTCGCCCTGCAACGCGGCTGGCACCCGCGCGAGGTGACCGACTGGTTCCACCGCTGTTTCGTCGACGGGTACGACTGGGTGATGCTGCCCAACGTCACCGGCATGTCCCAGTACGCCGACGGCGGCCGGATGACCACCAAGCCCTATACCTCGGGCGGCGCCTACATCCACCGCATGAGCGACCTGTGCGACGGCTGCGCCTATCGCCCCTCGGACCGCACCGGGCAGCGGGCTTGCCCCTACACCACCGGCTACTGGTCCTTCACCCAGCGGCACCGCGTCCTGCTCGCCGGCAACCAGCGCACCGCGCGCACCGTGCGGGGCCTCGATCGCCTCGGCGACCTGGACGAGGTGCTGCGCACCGACCGCCGGTGGGACGAGGGGCCGCCCTGA
- a CDS encoding NAD(P)/FAD-dependent oxidoreductase, with translation MSSRRNDRERWDVVVVGAGPAGLACARDLLTAGLRVRLLEATDSVGGRMRTDRVAGCTVDRGFQVFNTAYPQVRRRVPLKRLRLRRFTPGFLVYDGDRRFRFADPTRAPRQALEGLAGGLAGPRDLAALATLTGRDALAPAALLRRGRDTTTRRTLARAGFTDGFVERFFRPFLSGVFLEDELETSSRFFHLVWRSMARGTLCLPAEGIAAVPELLAAELRPGTLALESPVTDLTDEGVLVDGDRPVAARAVVVAAEPTAAARLLPRLTVPPYRTVTTYYHLAARSPLREPTLVTDVRGRLVNTCVLSEVQPGHAPHGYALVATSVLGGDADGREKAVRAALAECYEADTGTWDLIATYTVRDALPAMPPGLPLSRRTRVSAGRYVCGDHRATGSVQGALASGARAAREVAVDLAGG, from the coding sequence ATGAGCAGCCGACGGAACGACCGCGAGCGGTGGGACGTGGTCGTGGTGGGCGCCGGACCGGCCGGGCTGGCCTGTGCCCGGGACCTGCTCACGGCGGGGCTGCGGGTGCGGCTGCTGGAGGCGACCGACAGCGTCGGCGGCCGGATGCGCACGGACCGCGTGGCGGGGTGCACGGTGGACCGGGGCTTCCAGGTCTTCAACACGGCTTATCCGCAGGTGCGGCGCCGGGTACCGCTGAAGCGGTTGCGGCTGCGCCGCTTCACGCCCGGCTTCCTGGTGTACGACGGCGACCGGCGGTTCAGGTTCGCCGACCCCACCCGCGCCCCCCGGCAGGCACTGGAGGGGCTGGCGGGCGGCCTTGCCGGGCCGCGCGACCTGGCCGCCCTCGCCACGCTGACCGGCCGGGACGCCCTCGCACCCGCGGCGCTGCTGCGGCGCGGGCGGGACACCACGACCCGGCGGACGCTGGCCAGGGCCGGCTTCACCGACGGCTTCGTCGAACGGTTCTTCCGGCCCTTCCTGTCCGGGGTCTTCCTGGAGGACGAGCTGGAGACCTCCAGCCGGTTCTTCCACTTGGTGTGGCGGAGCATGGCCCGCGGCACCCTCTGCCTGCCGGCAGAGGGCATCGCGGCCGTGCCCGAGCTGCTGGCGGCAGAGCTGCGGCCCGGCACCCTGGCCCTGGAGTCGCCGGTGACGGACCTGACGGACGAGGGTGTCCTCGTGGACGGAGACCGGCCCGTGGCGGCGCGGGCGGTGGTGGTGGCGGCGGAGCCCACGGCGGCGGCCCGCCTGCTGCCGCGCCTGACCGTGCCCCCGTACCGAACGGTGACGACGTACTACCACCTCGCCGCCCGCTCCCCCCTGCGCGAACCGACGCTGGTGACCGATGTGCGGGGGCGGTTGGTGAACACCTGCGTGCTGAGCGAGGTACAGCCCGGTCACGCCCCGCACGGGTACGCGCTCGTGGCGACCTCCGTGCTCGGCGGTGACGCCGACGGCCGGGAGAAAGCGGTGCGGGCGGCCCTCGCCGAGTGCTACGAGGCGGACACCGGCACCTGGGACCTGATCGCCACGTACACCGTGCGGGACGCGCTCCCCGCGATGCCGCCGGGACTGCCGCTCAGCCGCCGCACCCGGGTGAGCGCGGGGCGCTATGTGTGCGGCGATCATCGGGCGACGGGGTCGGTGCAGGGGGCACTGGCATCGGGCGCACGAGCCGCCCGGGAGGTGGCGGTGGACCTGGCGGGCGGGTGA
- a CDS encoding carboxylesterase/lipase family protein produces MDPVVPTSAGRVRGSCRDGVARFLGLPFAAPPEGPLRFRPPEPPAAWDGIRDGLAFGAAPPQLAPAPGAPAMWRPDDGLDCLTANVWTPDPGAAGLPVMVWIYGGLWKHGAASMPHYDAAVLAGSGVVVVTFNYRVGFEGFGHLPGVPDNRGLRDQVAALEWVRDNIGAFGGDSGNVTVFGQSAGAASAVLLMTAPTARGLFRRVIAQSVPAGVRSRAEAGTVTATIARAAAVAATRDGLSGLSPEALLAVQDAPLRGRDDGFTAFGPVIDGDLVAGQPWAALEAGAGSGIDLICGFTHEEFRGQGAAPPAGVDLGPVAEAVGLGGEAAAAYRRAHPGLTDSDLFTTMLSDALIRMPTTRVARAHAGAGGRTWLYDFTWQGPTLGAAHGIDVPFTFGNATSRFAARFLGSPPPADFADLSGRLRTAWTSFASAGDPGWPRFTLDRQTTRLWNLPPSDAAYPLEASRQIWERAASA; encoded by the coding sequence ATGGATCCTGTGGTGCCGACGTCTGCCGGGAGGGTTCGAGGCTCCTGCCGGGACGGGGTCGCGCGCTTCCTGGGCCTCCCCTTCGCCGCCCCGCCCGAAGGCCCGTTGAGGTTCCGGCCCCCGGAGCCGCCCGCGGCATGGGACGGCATCCGGGACGGCCTCGCCTTCGGGGCCGCGCCACCGCAACTGGCCCCGGCTCCCGGCGCCCCGGCGATGTGGCGGCCCGACGACGGGCTGGACTGCCTGACGGCGAACGTGTGGACCCCCGACCCCGGTGCGGCCGGTCTGCCGGTCATGGTGTGGATCTACGGCGGCCTGTGGAAGCACGGAGCGGCGAGCATGCCCCACTATGACGCAGCCGTGCTCGCCGGCTCCGGGGTCGTCGTGGTGACCTTCAACTACCGGGTCGGCTTCGAGGGATTCGGGCACCTGCCGGGCGTTCCGGACAACCGTGGGCTGCGCGACCAGGTCGCCGCTCTCGAATGGGTCCGGGACAACATCGGCGCCTTCGGTGGCGACAGCGGGAACGTGACCGTCTTCGGACAGTCCGCCGGGGCCGCCTCCGCCGTCCTGCTGATGACCGCACCCACCGCACGGGGCCTGTTCCGGCGCGTCATCGCCCAGAGCGTCCCGGCCGGGGTCCGCAGCCGGGCCGAGGCCGGGACGGTCACCGCGACGATCGCACGGGCCGCGGCCGTCGCGGCCACGCGGGACGGGCTGAGCGGGCTGTCGCCCGAAGCGCTCCTGGCGGTCCAGGACGCTCCGCTGCGCGGACGCGACGACGGTTTCACGGCGTTCGGCCCCGTCATCGACGGCGACCTGGTGGCCGGTCAGCCCTGGGCTGCCCTTGAAGCGGGTGCGGGCAGCGGCATCGACCTGATCTGCGGCTTCACCCACGAGGAGTTCCGTGGCCAGGGCGCTGCCCCTCCCGCGGGGGTCGACCTGGGTCCGGTCGCCGAAGCGGTCGGGCTCGGCGGGGAGGCGGCTGCCGCCTACCGCCGGGCCCACCCCGGGCTCACCGATTCCGACCTGTTCACGACGATGCTGTCCGACGCGCTCATCCGGATGCCGACCACTCGTGTCGCCCGGGCTCACGCAGGCGCGGGCGGACGGACCTGGCTGTACGACTTCACCTGGCAGGGCCCCACGCTCGGCGCCGCCCACGGCATCGACGTCCCCTTCACCTTCGGCAATGCCACCAGCCGCTTCGCCGCCCGGTTCCTGGGCTCGCCGCCGCCCGCCGACTTCGCCGACCTGTCCGGGCGCCTGCGCACCGCCTGGACCTCCTTCGCCTCGGCCGGCGATCCGGGCTGGCCGCGCTTCACCCTCGACCGGCAGACCACCCGGCTCTGGAACCTCCCGCCCTCCGACGCCGCCTACCCGCTGGAAGCCTCCCGGCAGATCTGGGAGCGAGCCGCCTCCGCGTAG
- a CDS encoding pyruvate carboxylase: protein MFRKVLVANRGEIAIRAFRAGYELGAKTVAVFPHEDRNSLHRLKADEAHEIGEPGHPVRAYLSVEEIVRAARRAGADAVYPGYGFLSENPDLARACEEAGITFVGPSAGTLELTGNKARAVAAARAAGVPVLGSSEPSSDVDELVRAADDIGFPVFVKAVAGGGGRGMRRVEDPGTLRESIEAAAREAASAFGDPTVFLEKAVVDPRHIEVQILADGQGEVIHLFERDCSLQRRHQKVIELAPAPNLDPALRERICADAVRFAREIGYRNAGTVEFLLDRDGNHVFIEMNPRIQVEHTVTEEVTDVDLVQAQLRIAAGETLADLGLTQDTVVLHGAALQCRITTEDPANGFRPDTGRISAYRSPGGSGIRLDGGTTHAGTEISAHFDSMLVKLTCRGRDFSTAIGRSRRAVAEFRIRGVATNIPFLQAVLDDPDFRAGRVTTSFIEERPYLLTARHSADRGTKLLTYLADVTVNKPHGARPELIDPITKLPPLPATEPPAGSRQRLAELGPEGFAGWLRASPAIGVTDTTFRDAHQSLLATRVRTKDMLAVAPVVARTVPQLLSLECWGGATYDVALRFLAEDPWERLAALREAVPNICLQMLLRGRNTVGYTPYPTEVTDSFVREAAATGIDIFRIFDALNDVGQMRPAIDAVRETGTAVAEVALCYTSDLSDPSERLYTLDYYLRLAEQIVAAGAHVLAIKDMAGLLRAPAAETLVSALRREFDLPVHLHTHDTAGGQLATYLAAIRAGADAVDGAVASMAGTTSQPSLSAIVAATDHSARPSGLDLKAVGDLEPYWESVRRIYAPFEAGLASPTGRVYHHEIPGGQLSNLRTQAVALGLGDRFEEIEAMYAAADRILGRLVKVTPSSKVVGDLALHLVGAGVAPEDFEAAPDEFDIPDSVIGFLRGELGNPPGGWPEPFRTKALQGRAEPRPVQELTADDRTGLEKDRRATLNRLLFPGPARDFEAHRQDYGDTSVLDSKDFFYGLRSGTEYAVDLEPGVRLLIELEAVGEADERGMRTVVSTLNGQLRPIQVRDTAVASDVPATEKADRANPGHVAAPFAGVVTLAVAEGDEVEAGTTVATIEAMKMEAAITAPKTGRVARLAINQIQQVEGGDLLVDLG from the coding sequence ATGTTCCGCAAGGTACTGGTCGCCAATCGTGGTGAGATTGCGATTCGCGCTTTCCGCGCCGGCTATGAGCTGGGCGCGAAGACCGTTGCCGTCTTCCCGCACGAGGACCGCAATTCACTGCACAGGCTGAAGGCCGATGAGGCACACGAGATCGGCGAGCCGGGCCACCCGGTGCGTGCCTACCTCTCCGTGGAGGAGATCGTCCGTGCTGCGCGCCGGGCGGGAGCGGACGCGGTCTACCCGGGCTACGGGTTCCTGTCCGAGAACCCGGACCTGGCGCGTGCCTGCGAGGAGGCGGGCATCACGTTCGTCGGGCCGAGCGCGGGCACGCTCGAACTGACCGGGAACAAGGCGCGTGCGGTGGCTGCCGCGCGTGCGGCCGGTGTACCGGTGCTCGGTTCCTCGGAGCCCTCCAGTGACGTGGACGAACTGGTCCGTGCCGCCGACGACATCGGCTTCCCCGTGTTCGTCAAGGCGGTCGCCGGCGGCGGAGGGCGCGGTATGCGCCGCGTCGAGGACCCCGGCACGCTGCGCGAGTCCATCGAGGCGGCGGCCCGCGAGGCCGCGTCCGCGTTCGGCGACCCCACCGTCTTCCTGGAGAAGGCCGTCGTCGACCCCCGGCACATCGAGGTGCAGATCCTCGCCGACGGGCAGGGCGAGGTCATCCACCTCTTCGAACGTGACTGCTCTCTCCAGCGCCGGCACCAGAAGGTGATCGAACTCGCACCCGCGCCGAACCTCGACCCGGCGCTGCGCGAGCGGATCTGCGCCGACGCCGTGCGGTTCGCCCGGGAGATCGGCTACCGCAACGCGGGCACCGTGGAGTTCCTGCTCGACCGCGACGGCAACCACGTCTTCATCGAGATGAACCCGCGCATCCAGGTCGAGCACACGGTGACCGAGGAGGTCACCGACGTCGACCTCGTACAGGCGCAGCTGCGGATCGCCGCGGGCGAGACACTGGCGGACCTCGGCCTCACCCAGGACACGGTCGTCCTGCACGGCGCCGCGCTGCAATGCCGGATCACCACCGAGGACCCCGCCAACGGCTTCCGCCCGGACACCGGACGGATCAGCGCCTACCGGTCGCCGGGCGGCTCGGGCATCCGCCTGGACGGGGGCACCACGCACGCCGGTACGGAGATCAGCGCGCACTTCGACTCGATGCTGGTCAAACTCACCTGCCGGGGCCGGGACTTCAGCACCGCCATCGGCCGGTCCCGGCGCGCCGTGGCCGAGTTCCGCATCCGCGGCGTGGCCACGAACATCCCGTTCCTGCAAGCCGTGCTCGACGACCCGGACTTCCGGGCCGGCCGGGTCACCACCTCGTTCATCGAAGAGCGCCCGTACCTGCTCACCGCGCGCCACTCCGCCGACCGCGGCACGAAGCTGCTCACCTACCTCGCGGACGTGACGGTGAACAAGCCGCACGGCGCACGGCCCGAGCTGATCGATCCGATCACCAAACTGCCACCCCTGCCCGCGACGGAACCGCCCGCCGGCTCCCGGCAGCGGCTCGCCGAGCTCGGCCCGGAGGGGTTCGCCGGGTGGCTGCGCGCATCGCCGGCCATCGGAGTCACCGACACCACCTTCCGGGACGCCCACCAGTCACTGCTCGCCACCCGGGTCCGTACCAAGGACATGCTCGCCGTCGCCCCGGTGGTGGCGCGGACGGTGCCGCAACTGCTGTCCCTGGAGTGCTGGGGCGGCGCCACCTACGACGTCGCGCTCCGCTTCCTCGCCGAGGACCCCTGGGAGCGCCTGGCCGCACTCCGCGAAGCCGTGCCGAACATCTGCCTGCAGATGCTGCTCCGCGGCCGCAACACCGTGGGCTACACGCCGTACCCGACCGAAGTGACCGACTCCTTCGTGCGGGAGGCCGCGGCCACCGGTATCGACATCTTCCGGATCTTCGACGCGCTCAACGACGTCGGGCAGATGCGGCCCGCCATCGACGCCGTACGGGAGACCGGGACGGCCGTCGCCGAGGTCGCCCTGTGCTACACCTCCGACCTGTCGGACCCGTCCGAGCGGCTCTACACCCTGGACTACTACCTCCGTCTGGCCGAGCAGATCGTGGCAGCCGGCGCCCATGTCCTCGCCATCAAGGACATGGCGGGGCTGCTCCGGGCGCCGGCCGCCGAGACCCTCGTCTCGGCCCTGCGCCGGGAGTTCGACCTGCCGGTGCACCTGCACACCCATGACACCGCGGGCGGCCAGCTGGCCACCTACCTCGCCGCGATCCGGGCCGGCGCGGACGCGGTGGACGGCGCGGTGGCGTCCATGGCCGGTACCACCTCGCAGCCTTCGCTGTCGGCGATCGTGGCCGCGACCGACCACTCCGCACGGCCCTCAGGGCTGGATCTGAAGGCGGTCGGGGACCTGGAGCCGTACTGGGAGAGCGTCCGCCGGATCTACGCGCCGTTCGAGGCGGGCCTGGCCTCGCCGACCGGCCGCGTCTACCACCACGAGATCCCCGGTGGGCAGCTCTCCAACCTGCGCACACAGGCAGTCGCGCTCGGCCTGGGCGACCGCTTCGAGGAGATCGAGGCGATGTACGCCGCCGCCGACCGGATTCTCGGTCGCCTGGTGAAGGTGACCCCGTCGTCCAAGGTGGTCGGTGACCTGGCCCTGCACCTGGTGGGCGCCGGGGTGGCGCCGGAGGACTTCGAGGCGGCTCCGGACGAGTTCGACATCCCCGATTCCGTCATCGGTTTCCTGCGCGGCGAGTTGGGCAACCCGCCCGGCGGGTGGCCCGAGCCGTTCCGCACCAAGGCGCTGCAGGGCCGCGCCGAGCCCAGGCCGGTGCAGGAACTGACCGCGGACGACCGTACGGGACTGGAGAAGGACCGGCGCGCGACGCTCAACCGGCTGCTGTTCCCCGGGCCGGCGCGCGACTTCGAGGCACACCGTCAGGACTACGGCGATACCAGCGTGCTGGACAGCAAGGACTTCTTCTACGGTCTGCGTTCCGGAACGGAGTACGCCGTCGACCTCGAGCCGGGCGTACGGCTCCTGATCGAGCTGGAGGCCGTCGGAGAGGCCGACGAACGCGGTATGCGCACCGTGGTGTCCACCCTGAACGGCCAGCTGCGGCCGATCCAGGTACGTGACACCGCAGTGGCCTCCGACGTACCGGCGACGGAGAAGGCCGACCGGGCCAATCCCGGTCATGTCGCTGCTCCGTTCGCCGGAGTGGTGACGCTCGCGGTGGCCGAGGGCGACGAGGTGGAGGCCGGCACCACAGTGGCCACCATCGAGGCGATGAAGATGGAAGCCGCGATCACCGCCCCGAAGACCGGGCGGGTGGCCAGGCTGGCCATCAACCAGATCCAGCAGGTGGAGGGTGGCGACCTCCTCGTCGACCTCGGGTGA
- a CDS encoding Ig-like domain repeat protein: MLRTTADRADLPRALDSSMLLHALPGALARTATAPGLLRRTDLAGRADVPGLQSLSGIFPDQGSYRGGTLVTIVGRHFTGATAVYFGARRAAAFSVLDDRTIVAVTPSGSGAVPVTVTTPGGSARIGYFSYLYWPVISRLIPSAGPVGGGNVVELVGANLSTALLVHFGDAIAFPTAVSEGQLLVTAPPVAGPGTVPVYVTTIGGVSNQLPYTYAAVPSVTGVSPSTGPIAGGTTLVVSGTGLSRVTSVTVGGVPAVSFRAYSDTLLVVVTPPGTPGPADLVITTPGGSVTVSGGFGYQAPTETAVSSAPAPSAVGEAVTFTAVVTGVPPTTGTPTGTVTFDFGDGSAPVPATLTGGTASVGHVYTAPSGTPYEVTVSYGGDVFFTPSTGTDTQVVEAASTTTTVQTSPDPSLAGQAVTLVARVSPVPPGDGAPAGTVTFDFGDGSPTVTAPLSGGAATVTHAYADAAEDPYAVTAAYSGDGNFTASTGTDTQTVQQAASATDVSLAPSPSVAGQPVTVTATVTTVPPGAGTPTGIVTFTFGDGTGSATAPVSAGVATVTHTYTGTTGSPFTIAASYGGNDSFAVSSGTDTQTVNRATTSTVVVSTPNPSTTGDQVTVTATVTAVAPGTGTPTGTVTLAIAGRTPRP; the protein is encoded by the coding sequence GTGCTCCGCACCACGGCGGACCGCGCCGACCTGCCGAGAGCGCTCGACAGCAGCATGCTGCTGCACGCACTGCCCGGTGCGCTGGCCCGGACGGCCACCGCACCGGGGCTGCTACGGCGGACCGACCTCGCCGGCCGGGCCGACGTGCCCGGACTGCAGAGCCTCTCCGGGATCTTCCCCGACCAGGGCTCCTACCGCGGCGGCACCCTGGTGACGATCGTCGGGCGCCACTTCACCGGCGCCACCGCGGTGTACTTCGGCGCCCGACGGGCGGCCGCCTTCTCCGTCCTCGACGACCGGACCATCGTCGCGGTGACCCCATCGGGCAGCGGGGCGGTCCCGGTCACCGTCACCACACCCGGCGGCAGCGCGCGCATCGGGTACTTCTCCTACCTTTACTGGCCCGTCATTTCGCGGCTCATCCCCTCCGCCGGCCCGGTCGGCGGGGGCAATGTGGTGGAGCTGGTGGGCGCCAACCTGAGCACCGCGCTGCTGGTGCACTTCGGTGACGCGATCGCCTTCCCCACCGCGGTCTCCGAGGGGCAGTTGCTGGTGACCGCTCCCCCCGTCGCGGGGCCCGGCACCGTCCCGGTCTACGTCACCACCATCGGCGGAGTGAGCAACCAACTGCCCTACACCTATGCCGCGGTGCCGTCGGTGACCGGGGTCAGCCCGAGCACCGGGCCGATCGCGGGCGGTACCACCCTGGTGGTGAGCGGCACCGGGCTCAGCCGGGTCACCTCCGTCACCGTCGGCGGAGTGCCCGCGGTCTCCTTCCGTGCGTACTCCGACACCCTGCTGGTGGTGGTGACGCCCCCGGGCACGCCGGGTCCGGCCGACCTCGTCATCACCACCCCGGGCGGCAGCGTGACCGTGTCCGGCGGCTTCGGCTACCAGGCGCCCACGGAGACGGCCGTCAGCTCCGCGCCGGCCCCCTCCGCCGTCGGGGAAGCGGTGACCTTCACCGCCGTGGTCACGGGGGTGCCGCCGACGACCGGCACCCCGACCGGCACCGTCACCTTCGACTTCGGCGACGGCTCGGCACCCGTGCCGGCGACCCTCACCGGAGGCACGGCGTCGGTCGGCCACGTCTACACCGCTCCCTCCGGCACTCCCTACGAGGTCACCGTCTCCTACGGCGGCGACGTCTTCTTCACCCCGTCCACCGGAACGGACACCCAGGTGGTCGAGGCGGCCTCGACCACCACCACCGTGCAGACCTCCCCCGATCCCTCGCTGGCCGGGCAGGCGGTCACCCTCGTCGCGCGGGTCTCCCCCGTCCCCCCGGGGGACGGGGCGCCCGCCGGCACGGTGACCTTCGATTTCGGCGACGGCTCCCCCACCGTCACCGCCCCGCTGAGCGGCGGAGCCGCGACGGTCACCCACGCCTACGCCGACGCCGCCGAGGACCCCTACGCCGTCACCGCCGCCTACAGCGGTGACGGCAACTTCACCGCCTCGACGGGCACCGACACCCAGACCGTCCAACAGGCCGCCTCCGCCACCGACGTGAGCCTGGCGCCGAGCCCGTCGGTGGCCGGCCAGCCGGTCACCGTCACCGCGACGGTCACCACCGTCCCGCCCGGGGCGGGCACCCCCACCGGCATCGTCACCTTCACCTTCGGCGACGGGACCGGCTCCGCCACCGCACCGGTGTCCGCCGGCGTCGCGACCGTCACCCACACCTACACCGGCACCACGGGCAGTCCGTTCACCATCGCGGCCTCCTACGGCGGGAACGACAGCTTCGCCGTGTCGAGCGGCACCGACACCCAGACGGTCAACCGGGCGACCACCTCCACGGTCGTGGTGTCCACGCCGAACCCCTCGACGACGGGCGACCAGGTGACCGTCACCGCGACGGTCACCGCGGTGGCCCCCGGAACGGGCACCCCCACCGGGACCGTCACCCTCGCCATCGCCGGGCGCACCCCCAGACCGTGA
- a CDS encoding Ig-like domain-containing protein, whose translation MTLVNGRASAQFNPLPKGTHLVTGNYNGDVSYAPSSGTTTQVVNN comes from the coding sequence GTGACCCTGGTCAACGGCCGGGCCAGCGCGCAGTTCAACCCCCTCCCGAAGGGAACCCACCTCGTCACCGGCAACTACAACGGCGACGTGAGCTACGCACCGTCCAGCGGGACGACCACCCAGGTGGTCAACAACTGA
- a CDS encoding pyridoxamine 5'-phosphate oxidase family protein, with translation MPVSWADREASRRCTELDRAEALRLLGSVPLGRIVFTQDALPAIRPVNHLLHHGEVIIRTHEGAALTSLTVHAEDEGVVVAYEADAIDPATHCGWSVVVTGYCHLVTDPDDLAHYQALLHPWADHRMSYALRIRPDLVTGLRLSPCAPVAVAAPRTVNSR, from the coding sequence ATGCCGGTGTCCTGGGCCGACCGCGAGGCGTCCCGCCGCTGCACCGAACTGGACCGTGCCGAGGCCCTCCGCCTGTTGGGCAGCGTGCCGCTGGGGCGGATCGTCTTCACCCAGGACGCGCTGCCGGCCATCCGCCCCGTCAACCACCTCCTCCACCACGGCGAGGTGATCATCCGTACCCACGAGGGCGCGGCGCTGACCAGCTTGACCGTGCACGCGGAGGACGAGGGGGTGGTCGTCGCCTACGAGGCCGACGCCATCGACCCGGCCACGCACTGCGGCTGGAGCGTGGTGGTGACCGGCTACTGCCACCTGGTGACCGATCCCGACGACCTTGCGCACTACCAGGCGTTGCTGCACCCCTGGGCCGACCACCGGATGTCCTACGCGCTGCGGATCCGCCCGGACCTGGTCACGGGGCTGCGGTTGTCCCCCTGCGCCCCCGTCGCCGTGGCCGCTCCGCGTACCGTCAACTCACGGTAA